The genomic region AAGGGGACAGGGCATGGAAGTGTTCCAGACCCTCAAGAAATGGGACAGAACAAAAACGATGAAGATGATCAGTCATTTGCGGAGGAGGATTCGTACATCTCTGGAGAGCGGTATTTCCAATCAAAGAAGGTTGATTCTATTGTGCCTTCAGATGATCCTGTAGGGTTGTCAGACACTGAAGTGTACAGGAAAAACAATGAGAACGACTTGATTGATAAATATGATGGACAATTGATGGATGTGGAGGAGCTGAATTTGATGCGTGCCGAACCTGTCTGGCAGGGATTTGTTACTCAGACAAATGAACTCATTATGCTTGGGGATGGAAAGGTTATAAATGAACATGGAAGACCGCGGCCAGATGATTTCTATATGGATGACGAACAACATGGTTCAGTTAGATCTATTGGCGTTGGAATCAACAGTGATGCTGCTGATATAGGCAGTGAAGTGCGGGAAAGTTTGGTCGGAGGCAGCAGTGAGGGGGACATAGAGTACTTTCACGATCATGATGTTAGTATCTGTGGGTCTAGACATTCACTGCATGATTTAGATAAGAATGCTGGTGAACAGTCcaagaaagacaaaaatagaACAAAGAGACATAGTTCTGATAAATCTGTAATGACTAATGATAAGGGTGGGTATACACTTGCAAAGAATCAAAGTGATGGAGGATTTTCATTCCCTCCTCCTAGAGATGGACAATTGCTGCACGCAAGTACAGGTAAATCTTTGTGGTCAAACCGGGGGGACGCCGTTGTCAATGATGATGCTCACGACTGTTGTGTGGCTAATGAAGAAATGCTAGTGCCATGGAGGCGCACAAGCAAAGACGCTTCATCAATAAAGAGTTCGCGGGATGAAAACAACACTAGCGCTGTGGAATCAGCAAATTCTAGTCCCTCATCTCTTTCAAATTATGGCTACATTGATAGCGAATatgtaaacaaaaaagagGATGTAAAAACAACAGGAATAAGAGAAGAGGACCCTGGGGCATCATTGGAAGACGAGGAAGCGGTTGCTGTGCAAGAGCAAGTGAGGCAAATAAAAGCACAAGAGGAGGAATTTGAAACCTTCGATTTGAAGATTATCCACAGGAAAAACAGGcatgtttctttttcatctgttcatgatataattttatgaatagtCCTTATAtagtttgacaattttagaAGTGTATCACAATTCTAACGTCTTAACCATATTTAGCCCTTTTGCTTAAATGGGTGGCTATGTGAGCGTACTAAAAGAAAAGGTTTTTGTACCTGCATGTTAAATCCTGAAATTCTTTAAAGCTTCTAATCTCCTCAGGAAAGTTCTAGCACgaaaaatacttatattcttattattacatgaaatcaTGATTAATACTGTTGGTTTTCAGTTTTTTCAATCACTCTCTTATGTGGAATAAATATATGGGTGGTTGAGAAGCTTTTATAATGTTACAAATACGATTATTCCTTGAGAAAGACTGTTCCATAAGGAATATGTCATGTTGGTGAGCTTTATGGGGTGCGAATTTGTGGCAGCATCACATGCTGATACACAGTTACAACACACATTTGATAGCTATTCAAGTTTACTACGATATGAAGAAATACAGTCTACATGAATGAGTAGGAGCTTAGTTAACAGATAGATATGCTTGTTCTCCAATCTATTACTCTTGGACCTATAACTTACATCACCCTTTATATATTCCAAGTACACAGTTTAAATGTGTCAGGTCATCAGATAGTAGATTTGACTCGTGGAAGTTTTCTTCTGTCAAATGGCTGCAGCAAACACATGGTTTGAAACTGTCATCAAAGCATATGTTGATGTCTCTTTTTAATTGCCAAATTATGATTCTCCACATAGAAATTCTCTTCATTTGACTTCTTCGAACTGTTCTACTGGAGAGTAGTTTTCCTTATTTTGTGCTTCTGCTTATTGTTCAGGACTGGCTTTGAAGAGGACAAAAATTTCCATGTTGTGTTGAACTCAGTTATTGCTGGCCGCTATCATGTTACTGAGTATCTTGGATCAGCTGCATTCAGCAAAGCTATTCAGGCACATGACCTGCACACCGGCATGGATGTTTGCGTGAAGATTATAAAGAACAACAAGGACTTTTTTGATCAGAGCCTTGATGAAATAAAACTGCTCAAGTATGTGAACAAGCATGATCCTGCTGACAAGTATCATATTCTCCGGTTGTATGATTACTTCTATTATCGAGTAAGTGAGCATTTCTTCCATCACTTGGAGTGTAATCAGTCTTTTTGAGCATTAAACTGTAGAGTTCTTTTCTTATTGGTTCTAAATTAGTTGACAGGTGATGAAGAAATCAGTTCTAGTGTGCTATGTTTTCTGATCCTTGTCTATTAAAGTGTGAACATGAAGAATATTGAGGGGCTTGAAGACTTACTTTTTCTATACATTACTGCATCACATGgcttgattttcttcttgacTTCTTAAACCTtcttcttatttaaaataattcttctGCCTgaattacttaataaaaagCGGTCCAGAAAGTGAAACTGCAGAAGATATTAAAGAAGTTTCTATGTGCAAAATATCGAATGAATGTCTCGTGCTCTTGTCAAAACACCAGATTTGCCAGTTAAGTACTTAAAGGCATTACGAGAGTTGGTGCCACATAGGCGTCAAGAACTTTGTTTTTACTTAGCTTGAGACATCTTGCCTGATGGCAAGCTTCAGAGAACCTGATGCATTCATTTGGACCCCCTTGTAtctgataattatattgtactAGGGGCTATTTCCATTAAGTCTAAcatataaaagatttaaattttctgcaaaattttgaaattgtagctcaaaattcatcaaagaAATTGAGTTGGCATGACTGGCATACATCTTTCCTACAACTAACTGCTGCAGGATTACAGGTTACACTTTGGTGCAAAGTTTTGCATTTTTGTAATAGTAGTGGGTGAAAATTGGGTACCATCGtccttttatttgtttatgcaGGAGCATCTACTGATTGTATGTGAATTGCTTAAAGCAAACCTGTATGAGTTCCATAAATTTAACAGGGAATCTGGAGGAGAAGTCTACTTTACAATGCCAAGACTGCAGGTTTGCGATGCAAATGTCATTTTTTGCTTACTTATTACAGTATTGGTTGCTGATGAGGATTTTGATTGTGCAGTCGATTACAATTCAGTGCTTGGAAGCACTTCAATTCTTACACAGTCTTGGCCTGATACATTGTGACCTGAAGCCTGAGAATATATTAGTGAAAAGTTACAGTAGATGTGAGGTGAAGGTTATTGATCTGGGAAGCAGTTGTTTTGAAACCGATCATCTTTGTTCATATGTTCAGTCTAGGTCATACCGGGCACCAGAGGTTATTCTAGGATTGCCATATGACAAAAAGATTGATATATGGTCCCTTGGCTGCATCTTGGCAGAACTTTGTACAGGCAATGTAAgttcttccaatttaaaagCAATGTGTTATCAGTTGTCGATTTATGAGAAAAGATCATATGTAGATTTACCTTTtcctcttttatttaaaatcaatgtGCCATCTTTTGCCCCTTATCTCTTGTTTCACTGTTTGGAACGTGCAATCTTTTGTTACCATTCTTCTTTGTTCTCTTCATTTTCCTTGTTATATTCTGCTtcagaattttgaaataaagtaACTATAATGTTATCTTAATAGGTTCTCTTTCAAAATGATTCTCCTGCTACTTTACTTGCTCGAGTAATTGGAATCATAGGCCCTATTGAGCAAGAGATGCTTGCCAAAGGACGAgatacatacaaatatttcACGAAAAATCACATGCTTTATGAAAGGAACCAGGTAacctttttctgtttctgttcTCTCTTTTCTATGTTTTTCAGTTCAGACACAACACATCATGCGAAGAGTAAATATTACTATGGGgcatattgaaaattttgtgtaCTGTTTCTTGTGCGAATTCTTTCCTTTTCAATACTCCTTGCAATgttttgcatttgaatttctatatttgtttcttttttctctagttatattattcttttcgtATGGTTAGCTTGGTATGGTAAGGTTTCAACCATCTTTGACCACTCGCACCCGCATTTTCCACCACTCACCCTCATGTGAGTGCAGCTTAACATATGGGAATTATGCTATCAATCTGTTTCAAGCAATCCTGTAAGAACATGGGCTTGAATTGAAGTGCTTATGTGAGCTATGCGTCGGATGACCTAAAAGTGATTAAATTGCATCTATTCGAAGTAACATCTATGGGTCGTTCAGCTGTCAAGTTGTAGTTCTCCTACCAGCTCAGGCGTAGTTCAGTACTGGGAAAAGggaaaagcaaagaaaaagaatgttAGTTATTGCAACGTGTTGACCTTGTTTTAAATGCAAACACTGTTAAATGTTTGAAGGACCTCACCAGGTATGAGGCATGAGATAGACTGTCACTACTATGGAAAACTGTTTTTTTCAGCtttgaaaaggaaacaaactaaGGATGAAGTGGATATACAAGTGAAATCAGTGGGTAGTTAACATTGAAGGGAGGAACAAGCTTTCTGGGAAGATAATTGTGTACTGAAACTTGAATGACAATACGATAACATCCCCACAAATTTACAGAAATCTGCTTTCTCTAGTTCGGCACGTCATGACTGCATGCTTGACCTGTTACACTTCCCTTTTTTCACCATATCACATATTCAGCTCTTCTATCTCCTCAGGACACTAACAGACTGGAATACTTGATACCCAAAAAGTCATCCTTAAGACATCGGTTGCCAATGGGAGACCAAGGCTTCATCGACTTTGTTGCTCATCTGCTTGAAGTAAACCCAAAGAAGAGGCCTTCGGCATCAGAGGCTCTTAAACATCCTTGGTTACAATATCCGTATGAACCAATATCATCCTGAAGAATGCAATGTTCCTGTATGAATGATCCATTCTGAAGGTTCCTTGTTTGGCAGACACAACTGATGCATAACATGGACGGAGGACAAGTGCACCTATACTGGCATACCCATTGATTTGCAAACTGATCTTCAAAAGGGTCGTGACTTCGAAGTGCCTGCACAATGAAGGTGTGGTTTGGTTCGTTTTAACAAAAGATGGTCGAATCTTCCTTACCCACTGCCAACTTGTACTCTGATTTTACCACAACCGAAAATGTAATCTTGCACGTAATATGTATCAGTAGGATCTTATGTTCTTTCTTACATTTTGTTCTGGTGGGAAGGAAGTCTCCACTCTTGTTGTACATGATGTGTGATAATTCAATAGGTTATTTAGTTATGATAGCTTGTGAAAATAGTTGCTTTTCCAATTTTGATTGGCTTTTGGGAAACCCTCATATGAATTGTATTGGTATTTAAGGTAGAAAATGTTTGCTGAATTTGGTGAGGAAAATTTCACCCCTTTGAATTTGGTGTTAGCAATGTTTGCTGAATTTGGTGaggaaaataatttggtgataGAAAATACTTGTtagttgtttgaaaaataacaatacaTTTTTGGAATTAACgatcatttaacaaatatctatagcaaaaattacaaatatatttttggaattaacaaccatttaacaaatatatttttctaatagcGCATTGCAGGaagtatttgttaaatgattattaattctaaaaactATAAGTAATTTGTCAAATAACGaatggtatttataattatgataaattttaaaggagttagttgtaatttatcataattcaaaattagtggttattgaattttgaattgtagtgatttgaaattattcaGTAAGCTTGATAGATTTTATctaatgtttttctttaactttgaatatttaagatttatagattacataaaattacaagggTAACTGTCTAAAATTCCttcttattttactttttgtctACTAATGTAATTTTGAATTCTGAAGTGTAACTGttgtaaaaatttgaaagaaatggtGTAAGATTTTAATGTCAAGTATTTTGCATTCATATTACTCCTAGAAAATGCTCTGAAATTCCAACTACCATACTTAGTTAATTCTGAGTAAGggttaaaattaacatttaggTAAAGATATGGGGTACTTTTGCAATTGCTTATAACATGTGTGgccaaatacttttttttattctcaCTTTAGAAGCTGTGTTTCGTGTTTCTGTGTTACACCATGGAGGAAGAGGAGCAACCCACTGAAACGACGTCGCTGTTCCCCGCTTACGTCCAGCACCCACCGCCTCAACTTCTCCCTTCCGACCCCAACAAGGGCGCTTCCGCCGCGTCGCAATGGCTGCAGAACACCAGCTTCACCACCGACCTTTCTGTTATAAACGACGCCGTGACGAAATACGACCTCCCCCGTGAAGGAcaacaacaagaagaagaagataaagTGGAAGAGGTTAATACCGACAAGCGGCCGCCGCAGTACGAGATGGTGCCGTCCGAGGCGACCGCATCTTCCGACGAAGAGCataggaaaaggaaaaagaagaagaaaaggaggaagaggGAGGAGTCAACTGGTTCGCCCCCATTGTATAACTATGCTGCAACTCTATCTTCGTCGAGAAATTCGGGTTTTCAGAAATGGGCTTCTTCTTCTACTTCAAATGATAAAGACTACTACTTTGATTCTCGTGGAGATCGCGATAATTTAGCATTTGGTTGCATCTACAGGTGAAGTATCTTTCACTTCATTTTTTGCTTTGCAATTACTAATGCATTTTTGGGGGTTTCTATTTGGTGTGT from Sesamum indicum cultivar Zhongzhi No. 13 linkage group LG3, S_indicum_v1.0, whole genome shotgun sequence harbors:
- the LOC105157329 gene encoding uncharacterized protein LOC105157329 yields the protein MADSSPLDVILEFLRRNKFTKAEAALRSELGNRPDVNGILQKLRLDEKESGTRSSEAANGGIVVEEDRKIKATRHSGESLKELSTSSSADVSKELIVKEVECGTGRNGSETKWKSCGTIGEQSKVNEGVGTTDNNFTFSKDSDDTVLDLYSRKYGMSNGPVTLYQNDGGSADENNFSGFHIPGKTRLKSAESLDRINQKSSEDASFSGEKRMSWPGSVSNVSVRSKHDKNEHMELDQQRKASMYSKDELDDNSRSRNDVPANPSSEHWKERSVKTVFPFSSGDTSTSHDTAVAVVDKKDGKRKSELNDIRAAIKEQVDEVGKALFLGKTQVAEPKDFGALEFHLASENQKEELPRLPPVKLKSEAKPFNIHWEEKYERDGLGPKILNADSAYLIGSFLDVPIGQEINPSGKRMAAGSWLSVSQGIAEDTSDLVSGFATIGDGLSESIDYPNEYWDSDEYEDDDDVGYMRQPIEDETWFLAHEIDYPSDNEKGTGHGSVPDPQEMGQNKNDEDDQSFAEEDSYISGERYFQSKKVDSIVPSDDPVGLSDTEVYRKNNENDLIDKYDGQLMDVEELNLMRAEPVWQGFVTQTNELIMLGDGKVINEHGRPRPDDFYMDDEQHGSVRSIGVGINSDAADIGSEVRESLVGGSSEGDIEYFHDHDVSICGSRHSLHDLDKNAGEQSKKDKNRTKRHSSDKSVMTNDKGGYTLAKNQSDGGFSFPPPRDGQLLHASTGKSLWSNRGDAVVNDDAHDCCVANEEMLVPWRRTSKDASSIKSSRDENNTSAVESANSSPSSLSNYGYIDSEYVNKKEDVKTTGIREEDPGASLEDEEAVAVQEQVRQIKAQEEEFETFDLKIIHRKNRTGFEEDKNFHVVLNSVIAGRYHVTEYLGSAAFSKAIQAHDLHTGMDVCVKIIKNNKDFFDQSLDEIKLLKYVNKHDPADKYHILRLYDYFYYREHLLIVCELLKANLYEFHKFNRESGGEVYFTMPRLQSITIQCLEALQFLHSLGLIHCDLKPENILVKSYSRCEVKVIDLGSSCFETDHLCSYVQSRSYRAPEVILGLPYDKKIDIWSLGCILAELCTGNVLFQNDSPATLLARVIGIIGPIEQEMLAKGRDTYKYFTKNHMLYERNQDTNRLEYLIPKKSSLRHRLPMGDQGFIDFVAHLLEVNPKKRPSASEALKHPWLQYPYEPISS